In a genomic window of Meleagris gallopavo isolate NT-WF06-2002-E0010 breed Aviagen turkey brand Nicholas breeding stock chromosome 1, Turkey_5.1, whole genome shotgun sequence:
- the CRYAA gene encoding alpha-crystallin A chain, with the protein MHHSLAASLQEIWRWFPPDCHPQVSLRISADHVAFVVRSCLSREIPLMPSFCETGIYRGSLPRAALCRPAKASLSSERLHGSHALLLEQDIAAANMDITIQHPWFKRALGPLIPSRLFDQFFGEGLLEYDLLPLFSSTISPYYRQSLFRSVLESGISEVRSDRDKFTIMLDVKHFSPEDLSVKIIDDFVEIHGKHSERQDDHGYISREFHRRYRLPANVDQSAITCSLSSDGMLTFSGPKVPSNMDPSHSERPIPVSREEKPTSAPSS; encoded by the exons ATGCATCACAGCCTGGCAGCATCCCTCCAGGAGATCTGGCGCTGGTTCCCACCAGACTGTCATCCCCAGGTCAGTCTCCGCATTTCTGCTGACCACGTTGCCTTCGTCGTGAGATCATGTCTTTCCAGAGAAATCCCACTAATGCCTTCATTCTGCGAGACCGGTATATATAGGGGCAGCCTTCCCCGGGCTGCACTGTGCAGGCCAGCAAAGGCATCGCTGTCCTCCGAGCGGTTGCACGGCTCCCACGCTCTCCTTTTAGAACAAGACATAGCAGCAGCAAATATGGACATTACCATCCAGCACCCCTGGTTCAAACGCGCCCTGGGACCCCTGATTCCAAGCCGTTTGTTCGACCAGTTTTTTGGAGAGGGTCTCCTGGAGTACGATCTCCTGCCTTTGTTCTCCTCCACTATCAGCCCCTACTACCGGCAGTCCCTCTTCCGCAGCGTGCTGGAGTCGGGCATTTCAGAG GTGAGGTCTGACCGGGACAAGTTTACAATCATGCTGGATGTAAAACACTTCTCTCCTGAAGATCTGAGCGTGAAGATTATTGATGACTTTGTGGAAATCCACGGCAAGCACAGTGAAAGACAG GATGACCACGGCTACATCTCCCGCGAGTTCCACCGCCGGTACCGCCTGCCCGCCAATGTGGACCAGTCTGCCATCACTTGTTCCCTATCCAGCGACGGCATGCTGACCTTCTCGGGCCCAAAGGTCCCCTCCAATATGGACCCCAGCCACAGTGAGAGGCCCATCCCTGTGTCCCGGGAGGAAAAGCCCACCTCTGCACCTTCCTCCTAA